Proteins from a genomic interval of Microbacterium esteraromaticum:
- a CDS encoding FtsK/SpoIIIE domain-containing protein: protein MRVKLTLRRPGAPLTDIVIMADSTATVADVAGQIATADPQRTIASRDGDVLSLAVAPPTSDDLVTLNPDLLIGDAPVGSGFLTEIVNLGPNRAATAPTSNRPAALLTVLSGPAAGQEFPLPVGHFFIGRDAASDVTLNDPLVSKRHARIEVAPTFVELVDLNSANGILVDGGLVQRLRVIPGQSFTIGDCELVLRLVGDFDGSAETDPVLERGGALLFNRSPRVEERYVGDDLPEPRYPKDQVQRLFPWPMLIAPILLGAAMFFIFDSPRSLLIMVMSPMMMFGNFISQRTHIGQRLRKEVESFEEQFERLEEKLYHAHPHEREVRQNEVPAVAVVFDEAMRLGPLLWTRRPEHWNFLAVRLGVSEDLARTRIKRAETPEALVEYVERVDRLEERYKMIGDVPILESLQSVGSIGVAGPTSVASDALRGLAVQLFGMHSPNELVAVALTEPGWAQELDWLKWLPHTSSERNPFKDVPLADSASTGTALLSGLEELIMRRAKAASSPRPPYGDDWDPTYFGTDVKRAAEEASFPGQTAVLVIVTGDAPVDRARLTQILERGADVGVYALFVAPVVEALPAACRSFIDVTGGLADATVGTVRNGVDYQQVQVEGVSHAYMTMLAKRLAPVVDSSTVIEDSSDIPGSVMFLSLVGSDVASDPAAVIDRWRQNNTIIDRSGKPQPRLKKAGTLRAIIGQSQTDAMTLDLRTQGPHALVGGTTGAGKSEFLQAWVLGMAAAHSPDRVTFLFVDYKGGSAFADCVDLPHTVGLVTDLSPHLVRRALTSLRAELHHREHLFNRKKAKDLLELEKRRDPETPPALVLVIDEFAALAGEVPEFVDGVVDIAQRGRSLGIHLIMATQRPAGVIKDNLRANTNLRVALRMADESDSKDVVDDPIAASFPPSIPGRGIAKTGPGRLVPFQSAYAGGWTTDEEQVAEVKVAELRFGSTQLWEAEQEPESDSHDEDLGPTDQKRIVASLVKAASQAGIPAPRRPWLDDLEHAVDLRDLPLRGDGEIVLGKTDVPARQLQEPTYFVPDKDGSLLIYGTSGSGKSTVLRTMATAAGHDPASHVEVYGLDFGSGALRALEVLPHVGSIIAGDDAERVQRVLRSLARVLDERGKRFSAANAANLTEYRELTGRDESRILLLIDGFAQFRSEWESTTARMPFYQTFMRILGEGRPLGVHVVATADRSGSVPTAVSANVSRRVVLRLAEESAYGMLNVPKDVLDERSAPGRAIVDGLETQIATLGGTPNVAEQTKLLEKLAADLRAAGAREVAEIGALPTRLSARELPDRVGEFPVLGVAEDTLAARDFDPVGTFVVAGPPLSGKTNALKAMVTSMRRFDPEVKLFHFGGRRAQLKDWADWTRSAVTPDAAKELAKEIAELVADESIPMRLMIVIEDVPQFADSPAERDMKAMFQAIGRSDHFLVGDADVTQVTSGFGFIGDFKSGRKGIILKPDAFDGDSVFKVPFPKVKRTDFPEGRGIFVQAGRQVTVQMPLIEGERLG from the coding sequence ATGAGGGTCAAGCTCACCCTGCGCCGGCCCGGCGCACCGCTGACGGACATCGTCATCATGGCCGATTCGACAGCGACGGTCGCCGACGTCGCGGGGCAGATCGCCACCGCTGACCCCCAGCGCACCATCGCCAGCCGCGACGGCGATGTGCTGAGCCTCGCCGTCGCACCGCCGACGAGCGATGATCTGGTCACGCTGAACCCCGACCTGCTGATCGGCGACGCCCCGGTCGGCTCGGGCTTTCTCACCGAGATCGTCAACCTCGGGCCGAATCGCGCGGCAACCGCCCCGACGAGCAACCGACCCGCAGCGCTGCTCACCGTGCTCTCCGGGCCGGCGGCGGGGCAGGAGTTCCCGCTGCCGGTGGGGCACTTCTTCATCGGGCGCGATGCGGCCAGCGACGTCACCCTCAACGACCCGCTCGTCTCGAAGCGCCACGCCCGCATCGAGGTCGCCCCGACCTTCGTCGAACTTGTCGACCTGAACTCGGCCAACGGCATCCTCGTCGACGGCGGACTCGTGCAGCGACTGCGTGTGATCCCCGGGCAGAGCTTCACGATCGGCGACTGCGAGCTCGTCCTGCGCCTCGTCGGTGACTTCGACGGCTCGGCCGAGACCGACCCGGTGCTCGAGCGCGGTGGCGCACTGCTGTTCAACCGCAGCCCCCGTGTCGAGGAACGCTACGTGGGCGACGACCTGCCCGAGCCGCGCTACCCGAAAGACCAGGTGCAGCGGCTGTTCCCCTGGCCGATGCTCATCGCGCCGATCCTGCTGGGCGCGGCGATGTTCTTCATCTTCGACAGCCCACGCTCGCTGCTGATCATGGTGATGTCGCCGATGATGATGTTCGGCAACTTCATCTCGCAGCGCACACACATCGGCCAGCGACTGCGCAAAGAAGTCGAATCGTTCGAAGAGCAGTTCGAGCGGCTCGAAGAGAAGCTGTACCACGCGCATCCTCATGAGCGTGAGGTTCGTCAGAACGAGGTGCCCGCCGTCGCCGTCGTGTTCGACGAGGCCATGCGTCTGGGACCCCTGCTGTGGACCCGACGACCCGAGCACTGGAACTTCCTCGCGGTGCGTCTCGGGGTGAGCGAAGACCTCGCACGGACGCGCATCAAGCGGGCGGAGACGCCCGAGGCGCTGGTGGAGTACGTCGAGCGCGTCGACCGCCTCGAAGAGCGCTACAAGATGATCGGTGACGTGCCGATCCTCGAATCGCTGCAGAGCGTGGGGTCGATCGGCGTCGCCGGACCCACCTCTGTGGCGAGCGATGCCCTGCGCGGACTGGCCGTGCAGCTGTTCGGCATGCACTCGCCCAATGAACTCGTCGCGGTCGCCCTCACCGAACCCGGCTGGGCTCAGGAACTCGACTGGCTCAAGTGGCTTCCGCACACCTCCAGCGAACGCAACCCGTTCAAGGACGTGCCGCTGGCCGATTCGGCATCAACCGGCACAGCCCTGCTGAGCGGGCTCGAAGAGCTGATCATGCGCCGAGCCAAGGCAGCGAGCTCGCCCCGCCCGCCCTACGGCGACGACTGGGATCCGACGTACTTCGGCACCGACGTCAAGCGCGCGGCCGAGGAAGCGAGCTTTCCCGGGCAGACGGCCGTGCTCGTCATCGTCACAGGAGACGCCCCCGTCGACCGCGCCCGCCTCACGCAGATCCTCGAGCGCGGGGCCGACGTGGGCGTGTATGCCCTGTTCGTGGCGCCGGTCGTCGAAGCGCTCCCCGCGGCGTGCCGGAGCTTCATCGATGTCACCGGCGGACTCGCGGATGCCACCGTCGGCACGGTGCGCAACGGCGTCGACTACCAGCAGGTGCAGGTCGAGGGCGTCTCGCACGCGTACATGACGATGCTCGCCAAGCGGCTCGCGCCCGTGGTCGATTCCAGCACCGTCATCGAAGACTCCTCAGACATCCCGGGCTCGGTGATGTTCCTCTCGCTGGTCGGCTCGGATGTGGCATCCGACCCCGCCGCGGTCATCGACCGCTGGCGACAGAACAACACGATCATCGACCGCTCGGGCAAACCTCAGCCGCGCCTGAAGAAGGCCGGCACCCTGCGCGCGATCATCGGGCAGTCGCAGACCGACGCCATGACGCTGGATCTGCGCACCCAGGGCCCGCACGCCCTGGTCGGCGGTACCACGGGTGCGGGAAAGAGCGAGTTCCTGCAGGCGTGGGTGCTCGGCATGGCCGCGGCGCACAGCCCCGACCGTGTCACGTTCCTGTTCGTGGACTACAAGGGTGGTTCGGCCTTCGCCGACTGCGTCGACCTGCCGCACACGGTGGGCCTGGTCACCGACCTGAGCCCGCATCTCGTGCGCCGGGCGCTCACCAGCCTGCGTGCCGAGCTGCACCACCGTGAGCACTTGTTCAACCGCAAGAAGGCCAAGGACCTGCTCGAGCTCGAGAAGCGGCGCGACCCCGAGACGCCGCCCGCGCTGGTGCTCGTCATCGACGAGTTCGCCGCGCTCGCCGGGGAGGTGCCGGAGTTCGTCGATGGCGTCGTCGACATCGCCCAGCGCGGCCGGTCTCTCGGCATCCACCTGATCATGGCGACGCAACGGCCCGCCGGCGTCATCAAAGACAACCTGCGCGCCAACACCAACCTGCGCGTCGCACTGCGCATGGCCGACGAGTCGGACTCGAAGGATGTCGTCGACGACCCGATCGCCGCGTCGTTCCCCCCGTCGATCCCGGGGCGCGGTATCGCGAAGACCGGGCCGGGGCGGCTGGTGCCGTTCCAGTCGGCGTACGCCGGCGGCTGGACCACCGACGAGGAGCAGGTCGCCGAGGTGAAGGTCGCCGAGTTGCGCTTCGGATCCACCCAGTTGTGGGAGGCCGAGCAGGAGCCGGAGTCCGACTCGCACGATGAGGATCTCGGACCCACCGATCAGAAGCGCATCGTCGCGTCGCTCGTGAAGGCCGCATCGCAGGCCGGCATCCCGGCGCCGCGCCGCCCCTGGCTGGACGACCTCGAGCACGCCGTCGACCTGCGTGATCTGCCGTTGCGCGGCGACGGCGAGATCGTGCTCGGCAAGACGGACGTCCCGGCGCGGCAGCTGCAGGAGCCGACGTACTTCGTGCCCGATAAGGACGGCTCGTTGCTGATCTACGGCACCAGCGGATCGGGAAAGTCGACCGTGCTTCGCACGATGGCGACCGCGGCCGGTCACGACCCGGCGTCGCACGTCGAGGTGTACGGGCTCGACTTCGGGTCGGGGGCGCTGCGCGCGCTCGAAGTGCTGCCGCACGTCGGCTCGATCATCGCCGGCGACGATGCGGAGCGTGTGCAGCGCGTCCTGCGCTCGCTCGCGCGCGTGCTCGACGAGCGCGGCAAGCGCTTCAGTGCGGCGAATGCTGCGAACCTCACCGAGTACCGTGAGCTGACCGGGCGCGACGAGTCGCGCATCCTGCTGCTCATCGACGGATTCGCGCAGTTCCGTTCCGAATGGGAGTCGACGACCGCGCGGATGCCGTTCTACCAGACGTTCATGCGGATTCTCGGCGAGGGGCGACCGCTCGGTGTGCACGTGGTCGCCACCGCCGATCGTTCCGGGTCGGTGCCGACGGCCGTCAGCGCGAACGTCTCGCGACGCGTCGTGCTGCGTCTTGCCGAGGAGTCCGCGTACGGCATGCTCAACGTGCCGAAGGATGTGCTCGATGAGCGCTCCGCGCCCGGACGGGCGATCGTCGACGGTCTCGAGACGCAGATCGCCACGCTGGGTGGAACGCCGAATGTGGCGGAGCAGACCAAGCTGCTTGAGAAGCTCGCCGCCGACCTGCGGGCGGCCGGTGCCCGCGAGGTCGCCGAGATCGGCGCACTGCCGACCAGGCTCTCGGCGCGCGAGCTGCCGGACCGCGTCGGGGAGTTCCCGGTGCTCGGTGTGGCCGAGGACACCCTGGCCGCGCGGGACTTCGATCCGGTGGGAACGTTCGTGGTGGCGGGCCCTCCGCTGTCGGGCAAGACGAACGCGCTCAAGGCGATGGTCACGTCGATGCGCCGCTTCGACCCCGAGGTGAAGCTGTTCCACTTCGGCGGTCGACGGGCACAGCTGAAGGACTGGGCCGACTGGACCCGCAGTGCGGTCACGCCGGATGCCGCCAAGGAGCTGGCGAAGGAGATCGCCGAGCTCGTCGCCGACGAGTCGATCCCGATGCGGCTGATGATCGTCATCGAGGATGTGCCGCAGTTCGCCGACAGTCCCGCCGAGCGCGACATGAAGGCGATGTTCCAGGCGATAGGCCGCAGCGATCACTTTCTCGTCGGCGATGCGGATGTCACGCAGGTCACCAGTGGGTTCGGATTCATCGGTGACTTCAAGTCCGGCCGCAAGGGCATCATCCTCAAGCCCGACGCCTTCGACGGTGACTCGGTGTTCAAGGTGCCGTTCCCGAAGGTCAAGCGCACCGACTTCCCCGAAGGTCGAGGCATCTTCGTGCAGGCCGGCCGCCAGGTGACGGTGCAGATGCCGCTCATCGAGGGGGAGCGGCTGGGATGA
- a CDS encoding WXG100 family type VII secretion target, protein MADFGASYAEMEQVASSLSQARDDIQGQLDTLKGQVDTLLGEDFKTQHASGKFGEGYGELTTGLKTAVDGINDMSESLLGMMRAIQDLDQQLAGG, encoded by the coding sequence ATGGCCGATTTCGGTGCGTCTTATGCGGAGATGGAGCAGGTGGCGTCGTCGCTGTCGCAGGCTCGTGATGACATTCAGGGTCAGCTGGACACCCTGAAGGGTCAGGTGGACACGCTGCTGGGTGAGGACTTCAAGACGCAGCACGCGTCGGGCAAGTTCGGTGAGGGCTATGGCGAACTCACCACCGGTCTGAAGACGGCGGTGGATGGCATCAATGACATGTCGGAGTCGCTGCTGGGCATGATGCGCGCGATCCAGGACCTGGATCAGCAGCTCGCCGGCGGCTGA